A stretch of the Archangium violaceum genome encodes the following:
- a CDS encoding serine/threonine-protein kinase PknK has translation MRILSQKGFEGTARFEVRRLIGQGAFGSVYEVFDRHYNMVVALKLLHDSRPSALYRFKQEFRLLTDIVHPNLVTLYELHSEGDRWFFTMEYVAGSNFIAYVRERSATSGSFNPILSQAPTETLEPRAPWTSHVEETTLVFPSETSARAAPPAPLSAAPAPGAPEPARPVFSVDPRRLRSAFFLLAQGVRALHAAGIVHRDLKPSNVLVTSTGRVVLLDFGLAREFAPAPMDATPEELAGTPCYMAPEQWMGEAATEASDWFSVGVMLYEALTGQRPFVGPPAQRLQDQKRGAVPPSRLTYGLPPELEALCMRMMSPMPEDRPKHEEILSCLAPEGSGSHGKSRQVLTGQGRSLVGREAELQVLEEAFERSREGRVETVYLSGGPGLGKSTLLRTFLDSAYARGAITLMGRCYERESVPYKTLDSLLDALMRYLLQLPDNEAREPIPAQVQELTAFFPVFRVLAQLAPDAPAPAEPLDSLQMRHQMVAVLKKLLASLARRGPVVLCFDDLQWGDADSARLLAELLSPPDVPHLLLVASYRTGEAEVSPFLRELEQLLAHSPALAPRRELVLQPLPAEEALRLALFRLGSSSPEARLRAERIVREAEGNPFFIEELSLEPEQVTEEAPAASREGSSLRDVLGRRIHQLPESARYLLELVAVAGRPTDETLVLEAAREGEAALSSLVLLRARSLLRVRRGEHTRLEVSHDRIREYVVEGLEASALAGRHRRLAEVLETRPEPEHELLAEHFHGAGELRRAAVHAVHAAERAYKALAFHRAAELFGSALQWGGGASDAELPRPRVLKTRRAEALANAGRGAEAGPLFLEVARESPPEEGLGLQRRAIESLMLSGRIDEGLGLVRPLLSQVGLSYPRTNVGAFSNLLYQMLRLQMSRLEPKARRTPAPPGMLVQVDMGWALGKSLASVEWMRAGSYQLQSLRLALEAGEPSRVARALIAFGPILIWQGTPQTLEKGTRYLERGWELAQRLKEPALIGFAETYRAARSFVLGDWSTALAQVDGGMTLLQRHGTDVIWELNVGHTLYTLVLQATCDIQGLERRASEWFRWATEVGDLFSRVTASFSTAYCLLARDEPEEARALLRETMASWTQSGLVQKNFDFQRHAQADLYQGRPADAWARLEKSWPALVSGQIFRAQNARMELYALRAQIALALVREDSSRRAKLLETAEQDAARVGREMRRDAPFLEQLLRAGLARVRGQHEQALAHLSVAINGYQSANMPTHAACALWCKGELLGGEEGRALKLRADTLLTAGGIKRPERWATLLVPGFK, from the coding sequence GTGCGGATTCTGTCTCAGAAGGGATTCGAGGGGACCGCGCGGTTCGAGGTCCGCCGGCTCATCGGTCAGGGAGCCTTCGGCTCCGTCTACGAGGTTTTCGACCGTCACTACAACATGGTGGTGGCACTCAAGCTCCTCCATGACTCCCGGCCGAGCGCGCTCTACCGCTTCAAGCAGGAGTTCCGGCTCCTCACGGACATCGTCCACCCCAACCTGGTGACGCTCTACGAGCTGCACTCGGAAGGTGACCGGTGGTTCTTCACCATGGAGTATGTGGCGGGGAGCAACTTCATCGCCTACGTCCGCGAGCGCTCCGCCACCTCGGGTTCCTTCAACCCCATCTTGTCGCAGGCGCCCACCGAGACGCTCGAGCCCAGGGCCCCGTGGACGAGCCACGTCGAAGAGACGACCCTGGTGTTCCCATCGGAGACGTCGGCACGCGCGGCACCGCCCGCGCCGCTCTCCGCCGCTCCCGCGCCCGGTGCCCCAGAGCCCGCTCGCCCCGTCTTCTCCGTGGACCCGCGGCGCCTGCGCTCCGCTTTCTTCCTCCTGGCCCAGGGCGTCCGGGCCCTGCACGCGGCGGGCATCGTCCACCGCGATCTCAAGCCTTCCAACGTCCTCGTCACCAGCACCGGCCGGGTGGTGCTGCTCGACTTCGGGCTCGCCCGCGAGTTCGCGCCCGCGCCCATGGACGCGACTCCCGAGGAGTTGGCCGGCACGCCCTGCTACATGGCACCGGAGCAGTGGATGGGCGAGGCCGCCACCGAGGCGAGCGATTGGTTCAGCGTGGGGGTGATGCTCTATGAGGCCCTCACCGGGCAGCGCCCCTTCGTGGGTCCTCCGGCCCAGCGCCTCCAGGATCAGAAGAGGGGGGCGGTGCCGCCTTCGCGGCTCACGTACGGCCTGCCGCCGGAGCTCGAGGCTCTCTGCATGCGCATGATGAGCCCCATGCCGGAGGACCGCCCCAAGCACGAGGAGATCCTCTCCTGCCTGGCCCCGGAGGGGAGCGGGAGCCACGGGAAGAGCCGTCAGGTGCTGACGGGTCAGGGGCGCTCGCTCGTGGGTCGCGAGGCGGAGCTCCAGGTGCTGGAGGAGGCCTTCGAGCGGAGCAGGGAGGGGCGGGTCGAGACGGTGTACCTCAGCGGCGGTCCCGGCCTGGGGAAGAGCACCCTGCTGCGGACCTTCCTGGACTCCGCCTACGCGCGTGGTGCCATCACGCTGATGGGGCGCTGCTACGAGCGCGAGTCGGTCCCCTACAAGACCCTGGACAGCCTGCTGGATGCGCTCATGCGCTACCTCCTGCAGCTGCCCGACAACGAGGCGCGAGAGCCCATCCCCGCCCAGGTCCAGGAGCTCACGGCCTTCTTCCCCGTATTCCGGGTGCTCGCGCAGCTCGCTCCGGACGCTCCGGCACCCGCCGAGCCGCTCGATTCGCTCCAGATGCGCCATCAGATGGTGGCCGTCCTCAAGAAGCTGCTCGCGAGCCTGGCCCGGCGGGGACCCGTGGTGCTCTGCTTCGATGACCTCCAGTGGGGCGACGCGGACAGCGCACGCCTGCTGGCCGAGTTGCTCTCGCCTCCAGACGTGCCGCACCTGCTCCTCGTGGCGAGCTACCGCACCGGGGAGGCGGAGGTCAGCCCCTTCCTCCGCGAGCTGGAGCAACTGCTGGCGCACTCGCCCGCGCTGGCTCCCCGGCGCGAGCTCGTGCTCCAACCGCTCCCGGCGGAGGAGGCCCTGCGGCTCGCGCTGTTCCGGCTGGGCTCCTCCTCGCCCGAGGCCCGGCTCCGCGCCGAGCGCATCGTCCGCGAAGCCGAGGGCAATCCCTTCTTCATCGAGGAGCTCTCCCTCGAGCCCGAGCAGGTCACCGAGGAGGCGCCCGCGGCGTCCAGGGAGGGGAGCTCCCTCCGGGATGTGCTCGGAAGGCGGATCCACCAGCTCCCGGAGAGCGCGCGGTACCTGCTGGAACTGGTGGCCGTGGCTGGGCGGCCCACCGACGAGACCCTGGTGCTCGAAGCGGCCCGGGAGGGAGAGGCCGCGCTCTCCTCGCTCGTCCTGCTGCGCGCTCGGAGTCTGTTGCGGGTCCGCAGGGGGGAGCACACCCGCCTGGAGGTCTCCCATGATCGAATCCGCGAGTACGTGGTGGAGGGACTCGAGGCCAGCGCGCTCGCCGGACGCCACCGTCGGCTCGCCGAGGTGCTGGAGACCCGGCCCGAGCCGGAGCACGAGCTGTTGGCCGAGCACTTTCACGGAGCGGGTGAGCTGCGCAGGGCGGCGGTCCATGCCGTCCACGCGGCCGAGCGCGCCTACAAGGCCCTGGCCTTCCACCGTGCCGCGGAGCTCTTCGGGTCCGCGCTCCAATGGGGGGGCGGTGCCTCCGACGCGGAGCTCCCGCGTCCCAGGGTGCTCAAGACGCGCCGGGCCGAGGCCCTCGCGAATGCCGGCAGGGGCGCCGAGGCGGGGCCGCTGTTCCTCGAGGTGGCTCGCGAGAGCCCTCCGGAAGAGGGGTTGGGGCTCCAGCGCCGGGCCATCGAGAGCCTGATGCTGAGCGGCCGTATCGACGAGGGGCTGGGCCTGGTTCGGCCACTGCTCTCCCAGGTGGGCCTGTCCTATCCCCGGACCAACGTCGGAGCCTTCTCCAACCTGCTCTATCAGATGCTCCGCCTCCAGATGAGCCGTCTGGAGCCGAAGGCGCGGAGGACGCCAGCTCCGCCCGGGATGCTCGTCCAGGTGGACATGGGTTGGGCGCTCGGTAAATCGCTGGCGAGCGTGGAGTGGATGCGGGCGGGCAGCTACCAGCTGCAGAGCTTGAGGCTGGCATTGGAAGCGGGGGAGCCGTCCCGGGTCGCCCGCGCGTTGATCGCCTTCGGTCCCATCCTGATCTGGCAGGGGACGCCCCAGACGCTGGAGAAGGGCACCCGCTACCTCGAGCGGGGCTGGGAGCTTGCCCAGCGGCTGAAGGAGCCCGCGTTGATTGGCTTTGCCGAGACCTACCGTGCCGCGCGCTCGTTCGTCCTGGGTGACTGGAGCACCGCGCTCGCACAGGTGGATGGTGGGATGACGCTGCTCCAGCGGCACGGGACGGACGTCATCTGGGAGCTCAACGTGGGGCATACCCTCTACACCCTGGTGCTGCAGGCCACCTGCGACATCCAGGGATTGGAGCGGCGCGCTTCCGAGTGGTTCCGGTGGGCCACCGAGGTGGGCGATCTGTTCTCCCGGGTCACCGCCTCGTTCTCGACCGCGTACTGCCTGCTCGCCCGGGACGAGCCGGAGGAGGCCCGGGCGCTGCTGCGGGAGACCATGGCGAGCTGGACCCAGAGCGGTCTCGTCCAGAAGAACTTCGACTTCCAGCGCCATGCCCAGGCGGACCTCTACCAGGGACGGCCCGCGGACGCCTGGGCCCGCCTGGAGAAGAGCTGGCCCGCCCTCGTCTCGGGGCAGATCTTCCGGGCGCAGAACGCGCGCATGGAGCTGTATGCGCTGCGGGCGCAGATCGCGCTGGCCCTGGTGCGGGAGGACTCGAGCCGGCGCGCGAAGCTGCTCGAGACGGCCGAGCAGGACGCTGCCCGGGTCGGCCGCGAGATGCGGAGGGATGCTCCCTTCCTGGAGCAGCTGCTCCGGGCGGGTCTGGCCCGGGTGCGAGGGCAGCACGAGCAGGCCCTGGCCCACCTGTCGGTGGCCATCAACGGTTACCAGTCGGCCAACATGCCCACCCATGCGGCATGTGCTCTCTGGTGCAAGGGCGAGCTGCTGGGCGGTGAGGAGGGCAGGGCGCTCAAACTCCGGGCCGACACGCTGCTGACGGCTGGCGGAATCAAACGCCCGGAGCGATGGGCGACCCTTCTGGTTCCGGGTTTCAAATGA
- a CDS encoding glycoside hydrolase family 16 protein, which produces MMRSLVGRGRGRCVRLACVVGLSGLLGMGCGPEPEVRALAPEETRASTAAATDNLLANGGFEQDLQGWKTWQASLSRILRSSDAPEGGYVVKVTPVAGTSGGYSLEAASSVVAAPAALGTYTASAYVAAASTSAVGKTVILALRETDASGVVRVWEQRATLTQTFQKVTVSATLEQTDRKLSFYILQTNSVSGDALYADDIRVTAPGTPPGWRLVFQDDFLGSAVDTTQWSMYYSPGHGGNGLRRPSAFSVANGLLTVTAQMVDGTLVSGGMSHKSNYKYGRFEFRVRTEPDPSGTTSGVVLTWPQSGNWPSDGENDIYETGTGTSRASFSTFIHYGADNRQYHYRHAVDATQWHTVAMEWEPEALRIFRDGALVWTLTDVNAIPDVAHHLCIQLDAFRTTMGAPVKMYVDWVKIYQR; this is translated from the coding sequence ATGATGCGAAGTCTCGTGGGACGAGGACGTGGGCGGTGCGTGCGGCTGGCCTGCGTGGTGGGCCTGAGCGGGCTGTTGGGGATGGGCTGTGGGCCCGAGCCGGAGGTCCGGGCGCTCGCGCCGGAGGAGACCCGAGCGAGCACGGCCGCGGCGACGGACAACCTGCTCGCCAACGGCGGCTTCGAGCAGGACCTCCAGGGCTGGAAGACGTGGCAGGCAAGCCTGTCGCGGATCCTCCGTTCCTCGGACGCGCCCGAGGGCGGCTACGTGGTGAAGGTCACGCCCGTGGCCGGGACGAGCGGAGGGTATTCGCTCGAGGCCGCGTCGAGCGTGGTGGCGGCTCCCGCTGCGTTGGGCACATACACGGCGAGCGCCTACGTCGCCGCCGCGAGCACGAGCGCGGTGGGCAAGACGGTGATCCTCGCGCTCCGGGAGACGGATGCCAGCGGTGTCGTCCGTGTGTGGGAGCAGAGGGCGACACTGACGCAGACCTTCCAGAAGGTCACCGTCTCGGCCACGCTCGAGCAGACGGACCGGAAGCTGTCCTTCTACATCCTCCAGACGAACAGCGTGTCGGGTGACGCCCTCTACGCGGATGACATCCGCGTCACGGCGCCTGGCACGCCCCCGGGCTGGCGGCTCGTCTTCCAGGATGACTTCCTGGGGAGCGCGGTCGATACCACCCAGTGGAGCATGTACTACTCGCCCGGGCATGGCGGCAATGGCTTGCGCCGTCCGAGCGCGTTCAGCGTCGCCAATGGCCTGCTGACAGTCACCGCGCAGATGGTCGATGGCACGCTCGTGTCGGGCGGCATGTCGCACAAGTCGAACTACAAGTACGGCCGCTTCGAGTTCCGCGTCCGCACCGAGCCGGACCCCAGCGGCACGACCAGTGGCGTGGTGCTCACGTGGCCCCAGAGCGGGAACTGGCCCTCGGATGGGGAGAACGACATCTACGAGACGGGCACCGGCACGAGCCGCGCCAGCTTCAGCACGTTCATCCACTACGGCGCGGACAACCGCCAGTACCATTACAGACACGCCGTGGACGCGACCCAATGGCATACCGTCGCGATGGAGTGGGAGCCGGAGGCCCTGCGCATCTTCCGCGACGGGGCCCTGGTCTGGACGCTCACGGACGTCAATGCCATCCCGGACGTGGCACACCATCTGTGCATCCAGCTCGACGCCTTCCGCACCACCATGGGCGCTCCGGTGAAGATGTACGTGGACTGGGTGAAGATCTACCAGCGCTGA
- a CDS encoding glutathione S-transferase family protein — protein sequence MPVLVDRAANRTLPESSIIIEYLDRHHPGATPLIPGEFDQALEARLWDRFFDLQIAEPMQKIVTDRIRPKGRGDPHGVEVARASLLTAYGLLDRQMANRTWAIGEAFTLADCAAGPALFYADWVVPITQAHSHVRAYLDRLLNRPSFARAVEEARPYRGLFPQPRTED from the coding sequence ATGCCGGTCCTGGTGGACCGCGCCGCGAACCGGACCCTTCCCGAGTCCAGCATCATCATCGAATACCTGGATCGCCATCACCCGGGCGCGACGCCGCTGATTCCCGGAGAATTCGACCAGGCCCTCGAAGCGCGCCTGTGGGATCGCTTCTTCGATCTCCAGATCGCCGAGCCGATGCAGAAGATCGTCACCGACCGGATCCGCCCCAAAGGGCGCGGAGATCCACACGGTGTGGAGGTGGCCAGGGCTTCGTTGCTCACCGCCTATGGCCTGCTCGATCGACAGATGGCGAACCGGACCTGGGCCATTGGCGAGGCGTTCACCCTGGCGGACTGTGCCGCGGGCCCCGCCTTGTTCTACGCCGATTGGGTCGTGCCCATCACCCAGGCGCACTCGCACGTCAGGGCCTATCTGGACCGCCTGCTGAACCGGCCGTCCTTCGCCCGCGCCGTGGAGGAGGCTCGGCCCTATAGAGGTCTCTTTCCACAGCCGCGGACGGAGGACTGA
- a CDS encoding HEAT repeat domain-containing protein: MQRRTLMWLRVCCFTLLLGSSSQATTREGPAEAPPTRIRGLLAALDDPDPEIVVRALLRLSEKELAQPGVRERLGVFAREPRMRELLNAKDWRIQLATISSLSVLGMGLEQAHLSSLVDCSRNQYVCLESLEALREMGDAASALAPTVANLLRSDDKDICWAALEALGAMGSEAGAQAPLVARLLEDEDLRGAPSRRRSFAGSCSGWKPPRWWCV, translated from the coding sequence ATGCAGCGACGAACTCTGATGTGGCTGAGGGTGTGTTGTTTCACCCTTCTGCTCGGGAGCAGTTCACAGGCCACGACCAGGGAAGGTCCCGCCGAGGCGCCGCCAACGCGGATTCGGGGACTGCTCGCGGCTCTGGACGATCCCGACCCTGAGATCGTCGTGAGAGCGCTGTTGCGGTTGAGCGAAAAGGAGCTCGCACAGCCTGGAGTTCGAGAACGGCTGGGGGTATTCGCTCGAGAGCCGCGCATGCGGGAGCTGTTGAATGCGAAGGACTGGCGCATCCAGCTTGCCACCATCTCTTCATTGAGCGTGCTGGGGATGGGATTGGAGCAAGCGCACCTTTCCTCGCTCGTCGACTGTTCACGAAACCAGTACGTCTGTCTGGAGTCGTTGGAGGCACTGCGGGAGATGGGGGATGCGGCCAGCGCGCTGGCGCCAACCGTTGCCAACCTCTTGCGGAGCGACGACAAGGACATCTGTTGGGCGGCACTGGAGGCGCTGGGGGCGATGGGGTCGGAGGCCGGAGCGCAGGCGCCTCTCGTCGCCAGGCTCCTGGAGGACGAGGACCTTCGAGGAGCGCCCTCTCGGAGAAGAAGTTTCGCCGGGAGTTGCAGCGGATGGAAGCCGCCAAGATGGTGGTGTGTCTGA
- a CDS encoding carbamoyl-phosphate synthase, which translates to MNTQARPPILLTMADYYGTLAAVRCLGRLGIPITMAESKLLAPARWSRYVTRRVECPDVGDSEAFLEWLLRFGEAEPGHVLYPTSDDMAWLFALRREELSKHFRMYQPDVDVIYGLLNKKTLHDQCKEVGLDVPDTWFPEGEADLEKVAAEARFPVLLKPRTQILFESHVKGAQVERASELLPRYREFLERNKYGRKLLEYDARANRPMVQAFYTEAAQNIFSLSGFVDRTGELFVARGAVKVLQRPRKLGIGLCFEDVPVDAGLAEKVRALCKKLGYHGTFEVEFIRAGGKQLLIDFNPRFYSQMGFDIARGSPLPLFVYEAACGHEERLGEEAKETLGWKGGGQYIYCHRGIFELLLRAQGLSGRLSSDEVKHWREWYARNREHAVDAVIDTGDWVPWMVDTAMHLRTYVRYPKFFIRSMVLDR; encoded by the coding sequence ATGAACACACAGGCGCGTCCTCCCATCCTGCTGACGATGGCCGACTACTACGGCACGCTCGCCGCGGTGCGGTGCCTGGGTCGGCTGGGCATTCCCATCACCATGGCCGAGTCCAAGCTGCTGGCGCCCGCGCGCTGGAGCCGGTACGTGACGCGGCGGGTGGAGTGCCCGGACGTGGGAGACTCGGAGGCCTTCCTGGAGTGGCTGCTGCGCTTCGGTGAGGCCGAGCCGGGGCACGTGCTGTACCCCACGAGCGATGACATGGCGTGGCTGTTCGCCCTGCGCCGCGAGGAGCTGTCGAAGCATTTCCGCATGTACCAGCCGGACGTGGACGTCATCTACGGGCTGTTGAACAAGAAGACGCTCCACGACCAGTGCAAGGAGGTGGGGCTGGACGTGCCGGACACGTGGTTCCCGGAGGGTGAGGCGGACCTGGAGAAGGTGGCGGCCGAGGCGCGCTTCCCGGTGCTACTCAAGCCCCGGACGCAGATTCTGTTCGAGAGCCACGTGAAGGGCGCGCAGGTGGAGCGCGCGAGCGAGTTGTTGCCGCGCTACCGCGAGTTCCTGGAGCGCAACAAGTACGGGCGCAAGCTGTTGGAGTACGACGCGCGGGCGAACCGGCCGATGGTGCAGGCCTTCTACACGGAGGCGGCGCAGAACATCTTCAGCCTGAGCGGCTTCGTGGACCGGACGGGCGAGCTGTTCGTGGCGCGCGGGGCGGTGAAGGTGTTGCAGCGTCCGCGCAAGCTGGGCATCGGCCTGTGCTTCGAGGACGTGCCGGTGGACGCGGGGCTCGCGGAGAAGGTGCGGGCGCTGTGCAAGAAGCTGGGCTACCACGGCACGTTCGAGGTCGAGTTCATCCGGGCCGGAGGCAAGCAGCTGCTCATCGACTTCAACCCGCGCTTCTACAGCCAGATGGGCTTCGACATCGCGCGGGGGAGTCCGCTGCCGCTGTTCGTGTACGAGGCGGCGTGCGGGCACGAGGAGCGGCTGGGCGAAGAGGCGAAGGAGACGCTCGGCTGGAAGGGAGGGGGGCAGTACATCTACTGCCACCGGGGCATCTTCGAGCTGCTCTTGAGGGCGCAGGGGCTGTCGGGGCGGCTGTCCTCGGACGAGGTGAAGCACTGGCGCGAGTGGTACGCGCGCAACCGGGAGCACGCGGTGGACGCGGTCATCGACACGGGCGACTGGGTGCCGTGGATGGTGGACACGGCCATGCACCTGCGCACGTACGTGCGCTACCCGAAGTTCTTCATCCGCAGCATGGTGCTGGACCGGTAG
- a CDS encoding acyltransferase family protein, translated as MESAKAAHQAFLRTKTFGALDGLRALAILAVVLYHVLEAREGLVGRFYLSVSLFFAISGFLITTLLLRERETTGSISLKGFYARRSLRIFPLYYAVTFLYIVLVFFFEQDMVVRGAFFDNLKYYLTYTSNWFIKLEEGRIIFYFAWSMATEEQFYLMWPFVVRYFKTTWGPVVFMSGMLAVAIFMDWATKTGFLDTRLLWVRILASISVSVCMGCLAAYLTHYPKVFEWTWKVLGQVWSVPVVVVLVFFAIYNHDTPLWISSLLLTAMVIAMCIRPDHVLAPLVDHKWLRYMGSITYGIYLLHMISLNIVRRVVPHNLILYYVLTMLLSVGLATLSYRYFEKPFLKLKNRFDWRDKKPQPAAEPVASTPVNPG; from the coding sequence ATGGAATCCGCCAAAGCCGCCCATCAGGCCTTTCTTCGCACCAAGACCTTCGGAGCCCTGGACGGGCTGCGAGCCCTCGCCATCCTCGCCGTGGTGCTCTACCACGTGCTGGAAGCGCGAGAGGGCCTCGTGGGGCGCTTCTACCTGAGCGTCTCGCTCTTCTTCGCCATCAGCGGCTTCCTCATCACCACGCTGCTGCTGCGCGAGCGCGAGACGACGGGCTCCATCTCCCTCAAGGGCTTCTACGCCCGGCGCTCGCTGCGCATCTTCCCGCTCTACTACGCGGTGACGTTCCTCTACATCGTGCTCGTCTTCTTCTTCGAGCAGGACATGGTGGTGCGCGGCGCGTTCTTCGACAACCTGAAGTACTACCTCACGTACACGTCGAACTGGTTCATCAAGCTGGAAGAGGGCCGCATCATCTTCTACTTCGCGTGGTCCATGGCCACCGAGGAGCAGTTCTACCTGATGTGGCCCTTCGTGGTGCGTTACTTCAAGACGACGTGGGGACCGGTGGTCTTCATGTCGGGCATGCTCGCGGTGGCCATCTTCATGGACTGGGCCACGAAGACGGGCTTTCTCGACACCCGGCTGCTGTGGGTGCGCATCCTCGCCAGCATCTCCGTCTCCGTGTGCATGGGCTGCCTGGCGGCGTACCTGACGCACTACCCCAAAGTCTTCGAGTGGACGTGGAAGGTGCTGGGGCAGGTGTGGAGCGTGCCGGTGGTGGTGGTGCTGGTGTTCTTCGCCATCTACAACCACGACACGCCGCTGTGGATTTCCTCGCTGCTGCTCACGGCGATGGTGATTGCGATGTGCATCCGGCCCGACCACGTGCTCGCGCCGCTGGTGGACCACAAGTGGCTGCGCTACATGGGCTCCATCACCTACGGCATCTACCTGCTGCACATGATTTCGCTGAACATCGTGCGCCGGGTGGTGCCGCACAACCTGATTCTCTACTACGTGCTGACGATGCTCCTGAGCGTCGGCCTGGCGACGCTGAGCTACCGCTACTTCGAGAAGCCCTTCCTGAAGCTGAAGAACCGCTTCGACTGGCGCGACAAGAAGCCGCAGCCGGCCGCCGAGCCGGTGGCGAGCACCCCGGTCAACCCGGGCTAG
- a CDS encoding WecB/TagA/CpsF family glycosyltransferase, with protein MATPGETKSERSRNFMTLMDRIRVIDDEAAERALLDELTRPGRPFILSFVNAHAVNLGWNQPGMLDGLLRSDMLLRDGIGVKLGMKAFSRPYGLNMNGTDFIPKLARAYKGRRVALFGTRSPWLDNARRTLEEWGLDIVACHDGFDAPETYVRLATGTKPELIIMAMGMPKQEAVSVQLREALSHPVLIVNGGAILDYIGGKVPRAPLVMRKVGMEWLFRLAVEPRRLFSRYVLGIPIYFSHVAEVRMSGGADQTGGRAVR; from the coding sequence ATGGCAACCCCGGGGGAGACGAAGTCGGAGCGGTCGCGCAATTTCATGACGTTGATGGACCGCATCCGTGTCATCGACGACGAGGCGGCGGAGCGGGCGCTGCTCGACGAGCTCACCCGGCCCGGGAGGCCCTTCATCCTGTCCTTCGTCAACGCGCACGCGGTGAACCTGGGGTGGAATCAGCCAGGGATGCTGGACGGGCTGCTGCGCTCGGACATGCTGTTGCGTGACGGCATCGGGGTGAAGCTGGGCATGAAAGCGTTCAGCCGGCCGTATGGGCTGAACATGAATGGCACGGACTTCATCCCCAAGCTCGCCCGTGCGTACAAGGGGCGGCGGGTGGCGCTCTTCGGCACGCGCTCGCCGTGGTTGGACAACGCGCGGCGCACGCTGGAGGAGTGGGGGCTGGACATCGTGGCCTGCCATGACGGCTTCGACGCGCCGGAGACGTACGTGCGGCTGGCCACCGGGACGAAGCCGGAGCTCATCATCATGGCGATGGGCATGCCCAAGCAGGAGGCGGTCTCGGTGCAGCTGCGCGAGGCGCTCTCGCACCCGGTGCTCATCGTCAATGGGGGCGCCATCCTGGACTACATCGGCGGCAAGGTTCCGCGGGCGCCGCTCGTCATGCGCAAGGTGGGGATGGAGTGGCTGTTCCGTCTGGCGGTGGAGCCCCGGCGGCTGTTCAGCCGCTACGTCCTTGGCATCCCCATCTATTTCTCGCACGTGGCGGAGGTCCGCATGTCGGGGGGCGCGGACCAGACGGGCGGGCGGGCGGTGCGCTAG
- a CDS encoding amidase: MQELNFLPAHRLAALVRTHEVSARELLEAHLAQISRHNSRLNAIVTLDEERARARAREADEALARGESWGPLHGVPFTIKDSFMTAGVRTTSSYKRLSTYVPTHDATVVARMKQAGAILLGKTNLPTLTLDLQTSGHLFGRASNPWDESRTPGGSTGGGAAAVASGMTPLEVGSDLAGSIRVPSHYCGIFGFKPTEHRVPISGHIPPLPGRPRGVRYEGAAGPLARCVEDLKLGLKLLAGPDDEDWDVPPVPLRDVPPRELRSYRVAWTDDFGGLPVTRETRTAMDKLARTLEAQGCHVERRGPRGLDLEEAWEVWGRVLGAELGSEMQAVARFIFSIRFNAMPGDAILNRGIVRGVRGSMSDYAEALAIHDRITGQVEAFLSEWDAWLCPVTVSQAFTHRRSGEWINVEGKQVPYITATCGFTTLFNLTGHPVVVVPLPKLADSPLPLGVQLVGRRWRDEELLAFSESLVELTGDFRKPPGY; the protein is encoded by the coding sequence ATGCAGGAGCTCAACTTCCTTCCGGCCCACCGGCTCGCGGCCCTGGTGCGCACCCACGAGGTGTCCGCCCGCGAACTGTTGGAGGCGCATCTGGCGCAGATCTCCCGGCACAACTCCCGCCTCAACGCCATCGTCACGCTCGACGAGGAGCGCGCCCGCGCCCGAGCCCGTGAGGCCGACGAGGCGCTCGCCCGCGGAGAGTCCTGGGGCCCCCTGCACGGGGTGCCCTTCACCATCAAGGACTCCTTCATGACGGCCGGGGTGCGCACCACCAGCAGCTACAAGCGGCTGAGTACGTACGTGCCCACGCACGACGCCACCGTGGTGGCGCGGATGAAGCAGGCGGGAGCCATCCTCCTCGGCAAGACGAACCTGCCCACGCTCACGCTGGACTTGCAGACGAGTGGCCACCTCTTCGGCCGGGCCAGCAACCCCTGGGACGAGTCGCGCACCCCCGGAGGCAGCACCGGCGGAGGCGCCGCGGCGGTGGCCTCGGGGATGACGCCCCTCGAGGTGGGCAGCGACCTGGCCGGCTCCATCCGCGTCCCCTCCCACTACTGTGGCATCTTCGGCTTCAAGCCCACCGAGCACCGCGTCCCCATCTCCGGTCACATCCCCCCGCTCCCCGGCCGCCCCCGCGGGGTGCGTTACGAGGGCGCCGCCGGGCCGCTCGCGCGCTGCGTGGAGGACTTGAAGCTGGGATTGAAGCTGCTCGCGGGCCCGGATGACGAGGACTGGGACGTGCCTCCCGTGCCCCTCCGCGACGTCCCGCCTCGCGAGCTGCGCTCCTACCGCGTCGCCTGGACGGATGACTTCGGCGGCCTGCCCGTGACGCGCGAGACGCGCACCGCCATGGACAAGCTGGCGCGCACCCTGGAAGCGCAGGGCTGCCACGTGGAGCGCCGTGGGCCCAGGGGGCTGGACCTCGAGGAGGCATGGGAGGTGTGGGGCCGCGTGCTCGGCGCGGAGCTCGGCTCGGAGATGCAGGCCGTGGCGCGCTTCATCTTCAGCATCCGCTTCAACGCCATGCCCGGCGACGCCATCCTCAACCGCGGCATCGTGCGCGGCGTGCGGGGCAGCATGTCCGATTACGCCGAGGCGCTCGCCATCCACGACCGCATCACCGGGCAGGTGGAGGCCTTCCTGTCCGAGTGGGACGCCTGGCTGTGTCCCGTCACCGTGAGCCAGGCCTTCACCCACCGGCGCAGCGGCGAGTGGATCAACGTGGAGGGCAAACAGGTGCCCTACATCACCGCCACCTGTGGCTTCACCACCCTGTTCAACCTCACCGGCCACCCCGTGGTCGTGGTGCCCCTCCCGAAGCTGGCGGACTCACCCCTACCGCTGGGCGTCCAGCTCGTCGGCCGGCGGTGGCGCGACGAGGAGCTGCTCGCCTTCTCCGAGTCCCTCGTGGAGCTCACGGGCGACTTCCGCAAGCCGCCCGGGTACTGA